One window from the genome of Azospirillum sp. B510 encodes:
- a CDS encoding response regulator, which translates to MTRRKLGPARPARHPPFRRSRLLCTAGVQPSGPDAVRQSLPPLPAPVPVVTPPAAATVAGWESGTMTTESQPRPDKAPDRAPDKADVAILIVDDDPRNLFAMRETLEDLGARLVLARSGEEALKHLLRQDFALILLDVHMPGMDGYETAELIRLRERSRHIPIIFLTAINKDETHIFRGYATGAVDYMFKPVDPQILKSKVSVFVDLYRKTEEVKREVEAKQRLLDENERVRRDMRQAEQALRRSEERQALILGQLPIVLYTAGLTPGIPFRYLSDSAGTVLGCSAARFIEDPQFWQSRLHPDDRDRVLRQLESIHRTGLSTVEYRWRGPDGLERHLLDQAVVVRDEDGRPTELFGTILDVTETRQAQHQLAHAQKMEMVGRLTGGIAHDFNNMLMVVIGSLERLAPGLAADSKAARRAEMALQAALRCSDMTRRLLTFARRQQLHPEPVDLGALVTGMGELMERTLGGGVAIAIEAPPAGAGPLWIASVDRSQAESALLNLVINARDAMPGGGTLRIRTENARFEEPRAAHGMTVPAGDYVLLSVSDNGCGMPPDILDRAFEPFFTTKESGKGTGLGLAMIHGFVKQSGGLIGIDSVPGAGTTFRLYLPRAAMDGPHAVTADEEVADEAFAGRGEAVLVVDDDADVRSVAAQAVAALGYRVLEADGAEAALGLLDRQPVDLLFTDIVMPGGPNGRELALEGLRRHPSLRILFASGYANGTSAPEPEAGAPTDTGRAIDPGAVLGAVLARAETLPKPYRNGDLARALRRALESQAPLVPAEAVRG; encoded by the coding sequence GTGACCCGCCGCAAGCTCGGGCCGGCGCGTCCGGCGCGGCACCCGCCGTTCCGGCGGTCGCGCCTGCTCTGCACCGCCGGCGTCCAGCCTTCCGGTCCGGACGCCGTCCGCCAATCGCTTCCGCCGCTGCCGGCCCCCGTGCCCGTGGTGACGCCGCCAGCCGCCGCCACCGTCGCCGGATGGGAAAGCGGAACCATGACCACCGAGTCGCAGCCGCGGCCCGACAAGGCCCCCGACAGGGCCCCCGACAAGGCGGATGTCGCGATCCTGATCGTCGATGACGATCCGCGCAACCTGTTCGCCATGCGCGAGACGCTGGAGGATCTGGGGGCGCGGCTGGTGCTCGCCCGCTCGGGCGAGGAGGCGCTGAAGCATCTGCTGCGTCAGGACTTCGCCCTGATCCTGCTGGACGTCCACATGCCGGGCATGGACGGCTACGAGACGGCGGAGCTGATCCGCCTGCGGGAGAGGTCGCGCCACATCCCGATCATCTTCCTGACCGCCATCAACAAGGATGAGACCCACATCTTCCGCGGCTATGCCACCGGCGCCGTGGATTACATGTTCAAGCCGGTCGATCCGCAGATCCTGAAGAGCAAGGTGTCGGTCTTCGTCGATCTCTACCGCAAGACGGAGGAGGTGAAGCGCGAGGTCGAGGCCAAGCAGCGCCTGCTGGACGAGAATGAGCGGGTGCGGCGCGATATGCGGCAGGCCGAACAGGCGCTGCGCCGGTCGGAGGAGCGGCAGGCGCTAATCCTGGGCCAGCTTCCCATCGTGCTCTACACCGCCGGCCTGACGCCGGGCATTCCCTTCCGCTACCTGTCGGACAGCGCCGGGACCGTGCTGGGCTGTTCCGCCGCCCGCTTTATCGAGGATCCGCAATTCTGGCAATCGCGGCTGCATCCCGACGACCGCGACCGCGTCCTGCGCCAGCTGGAGTCGATCCATCGCACCGGGCTGAGCACGGTGGAATATCGCTGGCGCGGCCCCGACGGCCTCGAGCGCCATCTGCTGGACCAGGCTGTCGTCGTGCGCGACGAGGATGGCAGGCCGACCGAGCTGTTCGGCACCATCCTGGACGTGACCGAAACCCGTCAGGCCCAGCATCAGCTCGCCCATGCGCAGAAGATGGAGATGGTCGGCCGGCTGACCGGCGGCATCGCCCATGATTTCAACAACATGCTGATGGTGGTGATCGGCAGCCTGGAACGGCTTGCCCCCGGCCTTGCCGCCGATTCCAAGGCGGCGCGGCGGGCGGAGATGGCCTTGCAGGCGGCGCTGCGCTGTTCGGACATGACGCGGCGGCTGTTGACCTTCGCCCGGCGCCAGCAGTTGCACCCGGAGCCGGTGGATCTCGGCGCGCTGGTCACCGGCATGGGCGAGCTGATGGAACGCACGCTGGGCGGTGGCGTCGCCATCGCCATCGAGGCCCCGCCGGCCGGGGCCGGGCCGCTGTGGATCGCATCGGTCGACCGCTCGCAGGCGGAGTCGGCCCTGCTGAACCTCGTCATCAACGCCCGCGACGCCATGCCCGGCGGCGGCACCCTGCGGATCCGCACGGAGAACGCCCGGTTCGAGGAGCCGCGGGCGGCGCATGGCATGACGGTGCCGGCCGGCGATTATGTCCTGCTGTCGGTGTCGGACAATGGATGCGGCATGCCGCCGGACATCCTGGACCGTGCCTTCGAGCCCTTCTTCACCACCAAGGAGTCGGGCAAGGGCACCGGCCTCGGCCTCGCCATGATCCATGGCTTCGTCAAGCAGTCGGGCGGCTTGATCGGCATCGACAGCGTTCCCGGCGCCGGCACCACCTTCCGCCTCTATCTGCCGCGGGCGGCGATGGATGGCCCGCATGCCGTCACCGCCGACGAGGAGGTCGCCGACGAGGCGTTCGCCGGACGCGGCGAGGCCGTGCTGGTGGTGGATGACGATGCCGACGTGCGGTCGGTCGCCGCCCAGGCGGTCGCGGCGCTGGGATACCGTGTGCTGGAGGCCGACGGGGCGGAGGCGGCGCTCGGTCTGCTGGACCGCCAGCCGGTCGATCTTCTGTTCACCGACATCGTCATGCCCGGCGGTCCGAACGGGCGCGAGCTGGCGCTGGAGGGGCTGCGCCGCCACCCGTCCTTGCGGATCCTGTTCGCGTCGGGCTATGCCAATGGAACCAGCGCGCCGGAACCGGAGGCCGGCGCACCCACCGACACCGGCCGGGCCATCGATCCCGGCGCCGTGCTGGGAGCCGTGCTGGCGCGGGCGGAAACCCTGCCCAAGCCCTACCGCAACGGCGATCTGGCCCGTGCCCTGCGGCGTGCGCTGGAGTCACAGGCCCCTCTCGTCCCGGCGGAGGCCGTCCGGGGATGA
- a CDS encoding DUF5985 family protein, which translates to MDVVKSAVYLLCFAASLLCMLLLLRSYLRSRSRLLLWSTLCFVGLAINNLLLFIDIVVLPTQVDLLPLRQFSAMAGVGVLLYGFIWDAE; encoded by the coding sequence ATGGACGTCGTGAAATCGGCGGTCTATCTGCTGTGTTTCGCCGCCAGCCTGCTGTGCATGCTGTTGCTGCTGCGCAGCTATCTGCGCTCGCGCAGCCGCCTTCTGCTGTGGAGCACCCTGTGCTTTGTCGGGCTGGCCATCAACAACCTGCTGCTGTTCATCGACATCGTCGTCCTGCCCACCCAGGTCGATCTGCTGCCGCTGCGCCAGTTCTCCGCCATGGCCGGCGTGGGGGTTCTGCTGTACGGCTTCATCTGGGATGCCGAGTGA
- a CDS encoding DUF5985 family protein: protein MPPGTSSFFTGALAALYATAGLFFLSFWKRTRDALFVSFALAFALLALNQIVLALGGLEREEQGWVYLLRLLAFLLIVAAIVRKNLEGRRR from the coding sequence ATGCCGCCCGGCACCTCAAGCTTTTTCACCGGAGCGCTCGCCGCGCTCTACGCGACCGCCGGACTGTTCTTCCTCAGTTTCTGGAAGCGGACACGCGACGCGCTGTTCGTCAGCTTCGCGCTCGCCTTCGCTCTGCTGGCGCTGAACCAGATCGTGCTGGCCCTGGGTGGGCTGGAGCGCGAGGAGCAGGGTTGGGTCTATCTGTTGCGCCTGTTGGCCTTCCTGCTGATCGTCGCCGCCATCGTCCGCAAGAATCTGGAAGGGCGGCGGCGCTGA
- the purT gene encoding formate-dependent phosphoribosylglycinamide formyltransferase, protein MFTARILLLGSGELGKEFVIAAKRLGCEVIACDSYANAPAMQVADRAEVFSMLDADALRAAIAKHRPDYIVPEVEAIRTEVLHEFEDAGTIVVPSARAATMTMNRDRIREVAATELGLRTSRYRYAESLEEVRAGADHTGFPCVIKPVMSSSGKGQSTVRDAAGLEAAWDYAVANMRGDRRKVIVEEFVPFDYEITLLTVRTRDGILYCEPIGHRQERGDYQESWQPVAMPQAMLDDAKAMAARVVDNLGGYGIFGVEFFVTADEVVFSELSPRPHDTGMVTLLSQNLSEFELHARAILGLPIPNIVCRAPSASAVILADREAESFHIDGLAAALGIGSTEQEVDVRLFGKPTTRKNRRMGVALATGTDTDDARARAKRAADMVTIRYS, encoded by the coding sequence ATGTTCACCGCCAGGATCCTTCTGCTCGGCTCCGGGGAGCTGGGCAAGGAATTCGTCATCGCGGCCAAGCGGTTGGGCTGCGAGGTCATCGCCTGCGACAGCTACGCCAATGCCCCGGCGATGCAGGTCGCCGACAGGGCGGAGGTGTTCTCCATGCTGGATGCCGACGCTCTGCGCGCGGCGATCGCCAAGCACCGTCCCGACTATATCGTGCCCGAGGTGGAGGCGATCCGCACCGAGGTACTGCACGAGTTCGAGGATGCCGGCACCATCGTCGTGCCGTCGGCCCGCGCCGCGACCATGACGATGAACCGCGACCGCATCCGTGAGGTCGCGGCGACCGAGCTTGGCCTGCGCACCTCGCGCTACCGCTACGCCGAAAGCCTGGAGGAGGTGCGTGCCGGAGCCGACCACACCGGCTTCCCCTGTGTGATCAAGCCGGTGATGTCCTCGTCCGGCAAGGGGCAGAGCACGGTCAGGGACGCGGCCGGTCTGGAGGCTGCCTGGGACTATGCGGTGGCGAACATGCGCGGCGACCGCCGCAAGGTGATCGTCGAGGAATTCGTCCCCTTCGACTATGAGATCACCCTGCTGACCGTCCGCACCCGCGACGGCATCCTCTATTGCGAGCCGATCGGACACCGGCAGGAACGTGGCGACTACCAGGAATCCTGGCAGCCGGTCGCCATGCCGCAGGCGATGCTGGACGACGCCAAGGCGATGGCCGCCCGCGTCGTCGACAATCTCGGCGGTTACGGCATCTTCGGTGTCGAGTTCTTCGTCACCGCCGACGAGGTGGTCTTCTCCGAACTGTCGCCGCGCCCGCACGACACCGGCATGGTGACGCTGCTGTCGCAGAACCTGTCGGAGTTCGAATTGCACGCCCGTGCCATTCTGGGGCTGCCGATCCCGAACATCGTCTGCCGCGCCCCGTCGGCCTCCGCCGTCATCCTGGCCGACCGCGAAGCGGAGAGCTTCCATATCGACGGGCTGGCCGCGGCGCTCGGCATCGGATCGACGGAGCAGGAGGTCGATGTCCGGCTGTTCGGCAAGCCGACCACCCGCAAGAACCGCCGCATGGGGGTGGCGCTCGCCACCGGCACCGATACCGACGACGCGCGGGCGCGCGCCAAGCGGGCGGCCGACATGGTGACGATCCGCTATTCCTGA